Genomic DNA from Aminobacterium mobile DSM 12262:
GAAGTTACCTCCAACGCCAACGGAGTCATTATGAGGAGCGAGGAGAATTCTCCTGATATGAGGAAAGCTTTCGATAAGGCCATGAAAAATATCGAACGTCAAATTAAGCGCCATAACGACTACCTCAAAGACAGAGCACAGCTCAAGACACACGATGTTTCTTTTAATCTAGAGGGATTCCCGGAAGTTGAAACTGTTCCCCTCGTAGAAGAAGAAATAGTCAAAGTAAAAAGATTTCCTCTACGGCCCATGACAGCTAAAGAGGCTACGATGCAAATGGATCTTCTCGGACATGAGTTTTTCCTCTTTAAGAATGTGGAGACAGGTGCGGTAAATGTGGTGTATAGAAGGAAAAACGGAGGGTTTGGTCTTCTCGAGCCTATCGATTGATCGGGCGACTTTTAGAAAGGTATGAAAGGCCCCTTGCGGGGGCCTTTTTTTCTGATACATCCCGACTGGGGGCGATCCTATGCACGAGATGTCTCTGGTTGAAGCTGTTATAGAGACTCTTTTAGAGTTACAAAAATCTCATGAATGGAATCATATTAGTAAGGTTACTCTTCACGTTGGAGCTATGAGGCAAGTGATCCCTGATGTCATGTCTTTTGCGTTTCTTATAGCCACAAAAGATACGCCTCTTGCAGGGGCTAAAATGGAGATCATAGAGATTCCCATGAGTTTTAAGTGTAAAAAATGTGACAGAAAATGGGGAGAAGATCAAATGGATTTCGTCTGTCCTCATTGTGGTTCTTTGGATGTTGACGTTTTGTCGGGTATGGAGTTGGATATAGAGTCAGTGGAGGTGGAAGAAGAACATGGCTAAAATCTATAAGATTCAACAGTCCGTCATGGCAGCTGATGAAGAGTATGCCCAGCAGATTCGAAAAGAGATGTCTCGTCGAGGTCTTTTGGTTATTAATATTATAGGGTCCCCAGGGGCCGGGAAAACTACGCTACTTGAAGCGACAAAAGATAAAGCTCCCTTCTCTTTTGCTGTTATTGAAGGTGATATAGCCACTTCTCGAGATGCGGAACGTCTTTCAAAGTTGGGAGTTCCTTCAATTCAGATTAACACTCATGGGGGATGCCATCTTGAGGCGAATTTAGTGAAAAAAGCTCTCGAAGAGTTGCCTCTCGAAGATATCGATGTGATCTTTATAGAAAATGTGGGGAATTTAGTCTGTCCCGCAGAATTTGATATAGGTGAGGACTGGAAAGTAGCAGTGAGCAGTATTCCAGAAGGTGCCGACAAACCTTTGAAGTACCCGCATCTGTTTTCCGAAGCCAAAGCTGTTCTTCTTACAAAGGTAGATCTCGTTCCTTACGTTCCCTTTGATATGGATTTATATAAGAATGATCTTTTTCACTTAAATCCCAATGTAGAATGTATTGAGATAGAAGCGTTGACAGGCAAGGGTATTCAGAAGTGGGTATCCTTGGTGGAGAAATTATTAAAGGAGAAGCGTTCTGAATGTCTGTAAATGACCCTATTTTAGAGAAGTTGAATCCGCGGCAACAGGAGGCTGTTTCTTATTGCGACGGTCCATTACTCGTTCTTGCTGGAGCAGGAAGTGGCAAAACAAGAGTTTTAACTCATAAAGTAGCCTACCTTATTAATAAGGGATATGCCTCCCCGCGGGGGATACTTGCTGTAACGTTCACGAATAAAGCAGCCCGGGAAATGAAAGAGCGTGTAATATCCCTAATCGGAGATTCTGCGGCTATAATGCAAGTGAGTACTTTCCATTCTTATGGCCTTCATTTTCTTTTTCGAAATAGCGACCAGCTAGAATTTCTTGGCCTCAAAAAAGGTTTTGCTATTTTTGATCGTAACGATAGCCGATCTCTCGTGAAGAAAGTAATGGAGGAATTGCGCCTCGATCCGAAACAAATTGATCCATCCCATGTTCTTGATAGAATTTCGAAGGCAAAAACAGAAGGAAATCCTAAAACTTTAGAGCCTTTAGGATTGGAGGGCATAGAACATCAAGTTTATAGCCTATACAATGAAGAGTTGAGGAAGCAGAATGCTATAGATTTTGATGATCTCCTGATCCTCCCCCTCCATCTTTTAACTGTTGATAGCGACCTTCGAAAGAGGGAGCAGGAACGGCTTGATTGGATTTTGGTCGATGAATATCAGGACGTAAATAAGCCTCAATATCTTCTTTTACGCCGTCTTATAGGTACTTCAGGTCGAATTATGGTTGTAGGAGATCCAGACCAATCTATTTATGGATGGCGAGGGGCTGATATGACCATGATCCTTAACTTCGAGAAAGATTTCCCTGCTGCGAAAGTGGTGGTCTTGGATCAGAATTATCGATCCACAGGAAATATTCTGAAAGCTGCAAACTCAGTGATTATGAGCAACGAGCGGCGCAGGAAGAAGAATCTGTGGACAGCCCGAGATATGGGAGATAAAATACGCGTCCTTCTTTCACCTAACGAATATAAAGAAGCTGAATTTATTATGTCGGAAATAAAAAAACTTCATGATTTTCAAGGATATAAATATGGCGATATGGCAATTCTTTATCGCATTAATGCTATGAGCCGAATTTACGAGCAGAAATGCATAGAGCGGGGCGTTCCCTATCGTGTTGTGAGGGGTACGGCGTTTTATGACAGAAAAGAAATAAAAGAAATGCTTTCTTATATGCGTCTTGCTGTGAATCCGGCAGACTTGGCTTCTTTGTCAAGGGTAGCCAATGTTCCGGCGCGAGGGCTTGGAAAGAAAAGCCTGGAAAAGCTGGGTGAAACTCTCGGTTCTCTTTCTGCAATGGAAGCCCATCAAATTTGGGCGGTCATAGAGGAGGGGAAAGAACTTACCCTTTCGGGGAAAGCACGTGCAGGGGCTATGGAACTAGCTCTTCATATGTCGGCTATTTTAAAGAAATCCCAAAACTTCCAGGATGTGTTGCTTTATATCCTTGACGGCATTGGTTATCAGGAGCAACTGAAAAAAGATGATCCTGAAGGATGGGAAGAGCGAGTGGAAAACATCCGCGAGCTGGGGTCTCTTGTTTCTTCAGGGGGGGATCTTGCTGAAGTGTTGGCGGAGGTGGCTCTCTTTACAGATTTGGAAACTACGGATTTGGGAGATTTAGGTGCAGTAAACTTTTTGACACTTCATGCGGCTAAAGGATTGGAATTCCCAGTAGTGTTCCTTGTGGGGCTGGAAGAAGCTATCTTCCCTCATTTTAAGTGTATGGAAGACCAAGAAAGCCTTGAAGAAGAGCGTCGTCTCTGCTATGTGGGCATGACACGTGCGGAAGAAAAACTTTATATGACAGGAGCACGGAGTCGCCGGCTCTTTGGTTCTGTTTTCAGAAACGGCTTGTCTCGTTTCCTTTGGGAGATTCCCGACGGGAATAAAGAAGTTGAAGACCAAGGCGAGGAGGAGATGTCCTATGCTGGTTTTGGGCGTGACAGGAGACGTAGGGGCTGGTAAATCTACTGTCGCTGGTCTTTGGAAAAATCACGGGGCTTCTATTATTGACGCAGATTGTATAATCCATGAAATATGGAAAGAACCCAGAGTCCTAAAAAGAGTGGAAGAGCGATGGGGAAGTTGCGTTTTTTATCATAATGGCAGCATCAATCCATCAGAGATCGCTTCTCGTATTTTTGCTGACCCCAAAGAATACGAGTGGCTTTGTTCTATTCTCCATCCTATGGTTCGTAAAGAGATGGAACGTCGGATGTTTGCTCTTCGAGGATGGATTGTAGCAGAGATTCCGCTCCTTTTTGAGAATAGTGTGCCGTGGTGGGTAGATTATACAGTGTATGTGACGGCATCTACGTCAACGAGACTTTCTCGGAACGTTTCGCGTGGATGGAATGAGGAAGAGATAGAACGTCGAGAGCGTTTCCTTATGAATACTGAAGAAAAACAGGCTATGGCTGATCTTGTGATACAGAATGAGGGGTCTTTAGAGAGTCTTGAAGAGTCTTTGTTGCGATATGCCGTTGCGTTTAAAAAAATGGCGGCTCTTTGTGTTATTCAGGCGTATAGCTCTGATGAAAAGAGTCTTCGCCGTGCGGCTGTTCGCCTGGGAGCCTCTGGCTGGGCTTCGAGGGTGGAGGTGCAGCCTTTAGTCAATGCTCTTATGCAAAATGGTCGATTATCTATGGGAAAGCGCTATTTGTTGCGAGCTTATTCTTGTGAATTTTACTGGAGATTTGTAGAGGAACTACTGAAAAACGAGGGCGTGAATGAAGTGGAGCTCCTTCATGTTCCGCGTCTATCAGCGGCCCTTCGAAATGATTTAGTGGAGGAAATGAACGGTTGAAAGTTATAACGAGCCATATGGGGAACGATTTTGATTCCATAGCAAGTATGGTTGCCGCTTCGAAACTTTATCCCGACGCCATACTCTCTCTTTCTGGCTCTACAAGCCGGACGGTTCGGGATTTTTTGCGAAAATTTCCTCGTCGCTGGCCTATTGTGACTCCCCGAAAAATTAGGAAAGATGAGATTACTCAGCTCATTGTAGTTGATACCCGTTCCCGGTCGCGCATCGGTCCTTTCGCAACTCTTTTGGGGAAAAAAGATGTTATTGTTCATGTTTATGATCATCATCCTCCCTCCGCCGATGATATTGACGGAGAGCTGATAGTTATAGATCCTATAGGTGCCACTACTACCTTGTTGGTTGAAATTCTTTTTGAACGGCAAATCCCCATTACGCCTCAAGAAGCGACGCTTTTCGCTATGGGAATATATGAAGATACAGGCGGACTGACTTTCGGGGGAACGACTGAAAGAGATTTTGCTGCTATATCTCGGCTTAAAGAGATAGGGGCCGATTTGACTATTATTCCTTCCCATATTGAAATGAGCTTTTCTGCTTCGGAGCGGCGAATTCTCGACTTATTAATTGAAAATGCATGGGTTCGCTATATTAACGGGGCCAGGGTTGTACTTTCTTTTACCTCTTCCCCAATATATATAGATGGGTTATCCCTTTTCGTTCATCGGCTTCGAGACTATTTCGATGCGGATGTAGCCTTGGCTGCTGTTAAGATGGAGAAGAGGACATATGTAGTGGCGAGAAGTCACGAGAAGGTGCTTGATGTTTCTCAGTTTTTAGCTCATCTGGGAGGAGGGGGGCATCCTCAGGCCTCGTCTGTAACGCTTCATAATGTTCGTCCGCTCTCTATTCTAGAGAGCCTTGAGAAAAAACTAGAGGAATCCATTCAACCTCGCTTAACCGTTGAAGACATTATGACAAGTCCTGTCATGGCGGTAGAACCTGATTCTTCAGTGAATGATGCATATAGAATCATGATTCGTTATGGACATTCAGCCCTTCCGGTTGTACGAGGAGACACTCTAATAGGTATTATTACCCGAAAGGACCTTGATAAGGCTCAACTTCACGGTTTTGGCCTGGCTCTTGTAAAAGAATTTATGACAGAGGGTGTTATCTCTATTTCAAAAGAGGCATCTATAGCGGAAGCTCACCGTATCCTGGTTTTTCACAATATAGGAAGATTGCCTGTTTTGGATGGGAAGATTCTTGTTGGTATTGTAACTCGCACTGATCTTGTTCGCGCACTTTATCCAGAATCCCTTCCGCCGGAAGAGCGAAAAATAGCTTCAGAGCTTCCATGGTCGGCCGATCTTTCCGACCTGTTGATGGTTCGACTGGCACCCCCACAACAGGCTATATTGCAGAAACTGGGAGAACGTGCGCAGACCCTTGGTATGAAAGCATATATTGTGGGCGGAATTGTACGGGATCTTATGTTGGGCCGAGAGGGTCTCGATTTAGATGTGGTGGTGGAAGGCAGCGCGGTGGATTTTTTGAAAAGTCTGGATTGGGAGGGATGTCGAGTTTCTGTTCATGAACGTTATAAAACAGGAACGCTTATTTTCCCTGATGGAATGAAGGTTGATGTGGCAACAGCGAGACGGGAGTTTTATGAATATCCCCTCGCCCAACCCAAAGTGGCAAGTGATTCATTGAAACACGACCTGTATCGCCGCGATTTTACTATTAATGCCATGGCTATTTCCATTACCCCTGATACATGGGGAACTCTGATAGATTATTTTGGTGGCCGCCGAGACCTGAAGAAAAAGGTACTGAAGGTTTTGCATAACTTAAGTTTCGTAGAGGATCCAACTCGCGTTATTCGTGGAATTCGCTTAGAACAACGGCTTGGTTTCCGCATGGAGGATAATACGTTGCGCCTTCTGAAAAGTTGCTTGAGGGGGGGGCTCCTTTCGAGGTTGTCCGGGTTTCGTCTGCGAAGCGAGCTGGAACTTTTATTTCAGGAAAAAGCTCCTTATCCGGGAATGAAACGAATGGCCGAGTTAGGAGCTTGGGATATTTTATTTCCAGGAATACGGATTGGAAATGTAGTTATTCGTACATTCCGTCGCCTTTCGGCTTTTCTCATCCGCATTTCCAGAGATTTCCCAGATTTTAAGGGAGCAGAGTGGCTTGCTTTCCTCGCAGCTCTTGTTATGGAGTCGTCTGAGAGTCTTCAATTTTCTGTCTTAGATCGCTTGAACCTGTCTCCTAAAGAGCGGGAAATTATGGAGGAGTCTCTTCAGGGGCTTCGTACAGCTGATCAAGAGCTCGGAGGAAGAGCCGCTAGAAAAAACTCAGAAATTTATCACTATTTAAAGGAAGTTTCTCCAGTAGCAGCCCTTTTCTGGAGTGCAGCGACAGAGAGATGGAGAGTGCGTCGGCGAATACTTTTGTATCTCTCTCGACTGCACAGTACGCATAGCAGCCTCACTGGACATGATTTGATCCGGATGGGATATAAAGGAGGCCCTAGCCTGGGGCGTATCCTTTCTAAACTGAAGGATAGTTGCCTTGATGAGGAGCTACCATCTCGAGAAGAAGAGCTGATATGGCTTGAAACCCATTTCCCTAAAGGAGAGTGAGAGGGATGTTCCGTTTTCCACCTATTGCTGAATTATTGTTGAGTTTGCCTGCTATATTGTGGGCTATAACCTTTCATGAATTTTGTCATGGTTATGTAGCGTACCTTCTTGGAGATCCTACAGCAGAGAGAGCTGGGAGGTTATCTCTTAATCCCTTAGCGCACTTAGACCCTATTGGAGCTCTTATGCTCCTTTTCTTCAGATTTGGATGGGCGAAACCTGTTCCTATTGACCCAAGATATTTTAAAAACCCTCGACGGGATATAGTTCTTGTTTCCCTTGCTGGAGCAGCTGGTAACTTGGCAAGCGCCATGTTTTGCGGTCTTTTAGTACGGCTTTTTCCTTATTTCTTTCTTGGGAATCCAGCTTTACGCCTTTTCATGTTCCTCATGGTAGCTATAAATGTGGGACTCGCGGTGTTTAATCTTATCCCTATTCCTCCTCTCGATGGTTCAAAAATACTCTATTACTTCTTACCGCCCCGTTGGATTGAAAAATATTTTTGGCTTGAACGCTATGGTTTTATTATTCTCATGGTCCTTTTGGGGTTAGGTATTATCCCGGCTATTATGAGCCCCATTTCTTATGCCATCATACGATGGATTCTTTAAGTGTATTGATGAGAGGAGAAGAAGTATTTGAATATCCTATTGACTAATGACGATGGAATCTATGCCCCAGGCCTTATGGCTTTGGCCAAACATTTAGCATCGAAAGGTTTCTTATGGTCTGTAGTAGCGCCAGATAGAGAGAGAAGCAGTGTCGGTCATGCCATTACTTTAACGAGACCTCTTCGTTTGTGGAATATTGATCAGAGTCCATATATTCCGGGGCAAAAGGTTTATGCTTGTGACGGTACTCCTTCCGATTGCGTTGTATTGGGAGTTGAGGAGGTTCAAAGTGAGACTGATATGGTTATTTCAGGCATTAACAATGGGCCTAACGTAGGAGATGATCTTACCTATTCTGGCACAGTCTCTGCGGCTATGGAAGGTGTTATCCTGGGTCGTCGTGCTATCGCCGTATCCCTGAATTGCAGTAGTCGAGATAGCGAATGTCATTATGAAACAGCGGCTATTGTAGTGGAGAAAGTGCTGGCAGTTTTAGAGGAAGAGCCTCTTCCCGAAGGGGTGTTACTCAATATTAATGTTCCTAATCTTCCGATCGCCATGTTAAAAGGAATCAAAGTAACAAGAAAAGGAGTCCGGCTTTATGAGGGGAAAGTGACGAAACTGGAAGATCCTAAGGGGCATGTTTATTTTTGGATTTCAGGTCAGCCGGAGGATCAGCTGGTAGAAGGCTGCGATGTCTGGGCTCTTGCCAACGGCTATGTCTCTATTACACCTGTTCATATGGACATGACCCATTACCCATCTCTTGAGCGGTATTCAGGGAATGGCCTTGAAAAAATAAACTTTTAGGTACTTTTTAAAAAAATAGTTGACAGAAGTTCATTGTCGTGTATAATGCTTCTCATACAAAAAAGCATGATACGGCAATGAAAGGGAAGAGTATTCTCCAAACACACCTACAGAGAGAGAAGGCCGGAGGCTGAGAGTCTTCTTGGAATGTGAAGGAGAAGAATAGAACCCTAGAGCTGATCTCGAAGAAAGATCCCCATGGGGAATCAAGTAGAGATGTTAAGGAGAGGACAAAAGGATTTTCCCCTTTTGTCAACGTGGGTGGCACCGCGGGTTACAAGCCCGTCCCTCTTAAAAAGAGGGACGGGCTTGTTTGTTTTTGAGACATTAAGGGAGGAGAACAGAATATGGGAGAGAAGAAGGTTGTTTTAGCATACAGTGGAGGATTAGATACTTCTGTTGCTGCTATGTGGCTGACAGAACAGGGATATGAGGTCATTACCATGACAGCTGACGTGGGGCAATCTGTAGATCTGGAGAAAGCCAAAAATAAGGCTTTACATAGTGGTGCCTCTAAAGCCTACGTTATGGATCTTAAGAAGGAGTTTGTAAAGGAATTTGTGTGGCCAGCGTTGAAGGCAAATGCTCTATATCAGGGAACCTATCCTCTTAATTCGGCTCTCTCGCGCCCTCTTATAGCAAAGGCTATGGCGGCGGTGGCAAAAAAAGAGAATGCAGGCGCTGTTGCTCATGGATGTACAGGTAAAGGACAGGATCAGGTGCGAATGGAGGTATGTACTAATGCATTAAACCCTGAACTTGTCGTGTTGGCTCCTGTTCGAGATTGGCACTTTAGTCGAGAAGCTGAAATGGAGTATGCACAGGCCCACGGAATTCCTGTCTTGGCTACTACTGCATCTCCATACAGTATTGATGAAAACCTATGGGGACGTTCCATTGAGTGCGGCATTTTAGAGGATCCCTGGAATGAACCCCCTTCTGATGCCTATATCCTCACAGTGGATCCGTGGAATGCTCCAGATCATCAAGAGTTTGTGGAGATATCATTTGAAAAGGGAATTCCAGTAGCATTGAATGGAGAAAAAATGGATGGGATTGCGTTGATTCAGTCTTTAAACAATCTTGCAGGGAAACACGGTGTAGGACGTATCGATATGATCGAAGATCGTCTCGTAGGATTTAAGAGCCGAGAGGTTTACGAGTGTCCTGCCGCCATAACTTTAATTACAGCCCATAAAGCTCTTGAAACGTTAACTTTAGATAAGAAAGTGCTTGCGGCTAAAAAGGAAATGGAGACAAAGTTTGCGGAACTCACATACGAGGGCTATTGGTATTCCCCTCTGAAAGAATCTATTGATTCTTTTATAAACACGACGCAAGAATATGTAAATGGAGTTGTGAAAGTTCGACTTTACAAAGGGCAAGCAGTTGTTCGAGGCATGAAGTCTCCCAGTTCGATCTATCAAATGAATATAGCTACTTACTCAGAGGGAGATGTTTTTGATCATCAGGCAGCGGTTGGGTTCATTAAAATATGGGGATTACCGCTGAAGACGTGGAAACAGGTTCATAAAGATAAAATGCCCATAGAGATTTTTCAGTAATTATGTAGTAAAGATTTTTTTCATAAATAGAGAGGAGTGACGATAGATGAAAAAAAACAGTTGGGTATTTGTTCTGTTGGTGACAGTGGTTGTTTTATGGGGTGGATTTGCACAGGCTGCATCAGTTATGGAGAAAGATACTATTGTTGCGGGTACGTCAGGTTCCTATCCGCCTTTTGAGTTTCATGATAAGACGGGAGCTCTTGTAGGGTTCGATATTGATTTGGCCAACGAAGTAGGGAAAAGGCTGGGTAAGAAAGTTGAATGGGTAGATATGGCCTTTGATGGTGTTATCCCATCTCTTTTAACAGGAAAAATTGATATGATAGCCGCTGCTCTCAGCATTACGGAGGAACGAAGCAAAAAGGTGGCTTTCTCTCAACCCTATATGGTAAGTCTCAGTGCTTTTGTACTGCCTACAAATAGCCCTGATGTAAATGGCATGGAGGATTTAAAGGGGAAAAGCGTAGCAGTACAGCTAGCTACGACACAGGATGTGTTTATCTCCGAGGTTGCGGATGTAACGGTGAAGCGCTTCCCTAAACTTAACGATGCTGTGCGAGAAGTAGCCCTAAAACGGGCTGACGCCTCTCTCATGGATGAAACGGTGGCAGAAACCTATATAAATAGTGAAGAATTTAAAGGACAACTTAAAAAATCTTTTACAGTTGAGCTGAAAGGGGCAAAACAGGCTTTGGCTGTAAGCCAAGAAGAGCCTCTTTTCCTTGAAGCTATAAATGAAGTCCTGACAAAACTTGATGAGGAAGGGTTTATTGCAGAACTTCATAAGAAATGGAATACGAAAAAAGAGTAGATTTTGGAAGGTAAAACAATAGAGTAGAGAGTGTGAAATATGGCCTGCTAATTTTTTAGTTAGCAGGCTTTTGCTTTTTGGCAAAGAGCTTTATACGGTGTACAATTATTGTTAATATTTAAAAAATAGTCGCCTAAGAAGGGAGACAGATTTTAGAATGCCAGAACGAAAACCGCTTACTACAAGGGGCAAGGTATTAGCCGTACTTACTGTATTTGTCATGGTGGTGTTTAGTTTTACAGCCCTCGTTGGACGAGAAAAAGTAGGGCTCTTCTTTCAAGGTCGCCTGCGCTATTTTTGGATTGCAGTTATTCTGGGTATTGGCTATTTTGCTACTCATGATAGGGGGAGAAGGTAAACTCAGGGAACGAAGCATCCATTGAGAGGTCGTTTTTTGTTCACCATAGAGTTCGTTTCAGGGATATGAATACCCTTAAGTTTGAACATTAACATATGATTTCCTATCTACCATGTTCCGCCGTTTTAGCTTTATATGAAATATGTTACAATTTTGAGCGCATGGGTACGTTCTCAATTTTTATATAAGTGACTCTGCCTCTGCAGTGTCAGTATCAACTTGCAAGTTCCGATTTTTACATGGAGGTTCTATCAGTATGTTTTTGCTCAGAATAGCCTGTTTGGCGTGGGCTCTTTTATCGATAGCGACTTCTACTTTATATGGAAGCCAAAGTCTTTCCCTCCCTTCTCTGGCAGAGTTGGAAAACATGGTCGAACAAGGGCCAGAAGTTCTGTCTTCTATGGCGGCTTTGGCGCGGGATGAACATATAGAACACCTTGTACGTCAGAGAAGTGGCCCTAAGTTTTTTGCTGGAATATCTTATGGTTATAGCGATGAACCAGAGTCTGAAACCGCCGAAGAACGAATTTCCTATAATAAAGTTACTGCTCGAGCAGGCGTTTCCTTCCCCATTTTAGGTACATGGACCAAAGAGAAAATAGAGATCCTTCAAAGTGAGCTTCGAACTTTAGAGGGACGAATTTTGGCAGAGCGAACCAGAGAGATGAATCTGATTTCTCTTAGAAAGGCTTATATGGTCTTGTGGGGGGAGGGGCAGAAACGCCGTCTCTTATCTGATTTCTTGAAGAGTCGAGAAGCGACAGAGGCCCTCTTGTCGAAGAGGGTAAGAGAAGGGTTTCTTTTAGAGGCGGATCGACTGGAGTTTTTGTCTGTCTATGATGTAGCTCTTCGAGACGTGGCCGCTTCCTCTCGGATGGAAACACAGGCCCTTCAGGTTATTCGATTGGCTACAGGGCAGTCTTGGCAGGTGACCGAAGAAGTTCCATTCCCAACTCTCCCGGGGTGGGATTATAAGAAGAGGCGCCCTTTAGGAGTGGCCCATCTCACTAATGTGAGATACAACAATAGAGTTTTGGATATTTATGGTCGCATTCTCGAGATCACAAAAAAAATTGATCGGGATGGAACTGTAGAATTTGGTGCTACCGCTGGTCGAGATTTCCCTGGGACTTCCGGGGCAGGAGTTTCCATCCGACTTACAGTAGAAGAACCCTTCGCTTCTTTAAGGGCAAAAAAGGATGAGGCTAGATTAGCTGCTCAAGCAGATTTAGAGCGACATAGAGCCGAAGAGCTGAAGGAACGCCTTCGCCTTGAAGGGGAGTTGGAAGACGCCTTATCTTTGCTGGAGTACGGTTCTCGATCTGTTCAGGCCGGAATAGCAAAAGTGCAAGCTTCCACAGAGGCCGTAAGAGTGCATCACCTCCGCTATGATCGTATTGGTGGAGATGCTTTTGAGAAACTTGAAGAGAGTCGCTATGCCCATCTCCGTGCTGCTCTGGAATTAGTGGATGCCCAAATACTGGTTCTTCAGGCTGCTTCTGAGCTGGTTCGTTTTTTCCCTGAAGGAGAGGTCCAGAGAGGATGTCCTTTATCTATGCTAGGCCTTGATAAGCCTCTTGCGAGTTTGCCGAAGTCGCCAGTCGCAATGATTTCCTCTCCAGAGCAAGATGTTCAGACATCTACAATTCTGACACCATCAAGGAAGAATACTTCAGTTTATGTGTGGAATGCGGCTCCCTTCCTCAAGAGCGAGACGAGGCATAGAGAACTGAAAAAACTTCAACAAGCGGGATTCTGTCGAATATTGCTCTCTTTTGATGGACAGGAGATCCGCTCTTTTAGCACGAATAATTCCCGGTTATCTCTCATGGCCTTTTTAGAACAGGCAACGTACATGGGAATTCAAGTTGATCTTTTGCTTGGCGATCCTACCTGGATTTTGCCAGAGCATCGAATGGAGCTTGTTCAACTAATCCGTTTCTTTGCCCCCTTCCCTTTTAAGGGGGTTCACGTAGATTTAGAGCCAGATTCTCTTCCTGGTGCTGCGTCTAAGAGGTCTGAGCTTGCTCTGGAATTGCTCCAAACGTTGAAGGTTGTTCGAGATAATACAGATCTTCCTCTATCTCTTTCTGTCCATCCTCGTTATTTGGAGGGGGAGTTAGGAGAAATTATGGGGCGAGGGTTAGTGGCGTTGTCTATGGAGGACGTAGCAGTGATGTTTTATTCCACCAACGTGGATATGGTGACAGATCGATTTGGAGCCCTTCTTAAAAAATACCCGGATCTTCCATTACTTTTAGCACAAAGTGTGGAGTCTATTTTATCTCCCCGCGAAAGCTATGCCACCTTAGGACGGGATATTCTATGGAGTCGAATTGCCTATTACAACGGAGTGTTCCAAGAAGAGAACTAC
This window encodes:
- the hypB gene encoding hydrogenase nickel incorporation protein HypB encodes the protein MAKIYKIQQSVMAADEEYAQQIRKEMSRRGLLVINIIGSPGAGKTTLLEATKDKAPFSFAVIEGDIATSRDAERLSKLGVPSIQINTHGGCHLEANLVKKALEELPLEDIDVIFIENVGNLVCPAEFDIGEDWKVAVSSIPEGADKPLKYPHLFSEAKAVLLTKVDLVPYVPFDMDLYKNDLFHLNPNVECIEIEALTGKGIQKWVSLVEKLLKEKRSECL
- the hpf gene encoding ribosome hibernation-promoting factor, HPF/YfiA family produces the protein MDVRFVARNAVIDDELRDYMRGKMSKLDKFFSRILDNQVLVSFGRGMYNVEVTSNANGVIMRSEENSPDMRKAFDKAMKNIERQIKRHNDYLKDRAQLKTHDVSFNLEGFPEVETVPLVEEEIVKVKRFPLRPMTAKEATMQMDLLGHEFFLFKNVETGAVNVVYRRKNGGFGLLEPID
- the coaE gene encoding dephospho-CoA kinase (Dephospho-CoA kinase (CoaE) performs the final step in coenzyme A biosynthesis.); translation: MLVLGVTGDVGAGKSTVAGLWKNHGASIIDADCIIHEIWKEPRVLKRVEERWGSCVFYHNGSINPSEIASRIFADPKEYEWLCSILHPMVRKEMERRMFALRGWIVAEIPLLFENSVPWWVDYTVYVTASTSTRLSRNVSRGWNEEEIERRERFLMNTEEKQAMADLVIQNEGSLESLEESLLRYAVAFKKMAALCVIQAYSSDEKSLRRAAVRLGASGWASRVEVQPLVNALMQNGRLSMGKRYLLRAYSCEFYWRFVEELLKNEGVNEVELLHVPRLSAALRNDLVEEMNG
- the hypA gene encoding hydrogenase maturation nickel metallochaperone HypA, which codes for MHEMSLVEAVIETLLELQKSHEWNHISKVTLHVGAMRQVIPDVMSFAFLIATKDTPLAGAKMEIIEIPMSFKCKKCDRKWGEDQMDFVCPHCGSLDVDVLSGMELDIESVEVEEEHG
- a CDS encoding ATP-dependent helicase produces the protein MSVNDPILEKLNPRQQEAVSYCDGPLLVLAGAGSGKTRVLTHKVAYLINKGYASPRGILAVTFTNKAAREMKERVISLIGDSAAIMQVSTFHSYGLHFLFRNSDQLEFLGLKKGFAIFDRNDSRSLVKKVMEELRLDPKQIDPSHVLDRISKAKTEGNPKTLEPLGLEGIEHQVYSLYNEELRKQNAIDFDDLLILPLHLLTVDSDLRKREQERLDWILVDEYQDVNKPQYLLLRRLIGTSGRIMVVGDPDQSIYGWRGADMTMILNFEKDFPAAKVVVLDQNYRSTGNILKAANSVIMSNERRRKKNLWTARDMGDKIRVLLSPNEYKEAEFIMSEIKKLHDFQGYKYGDMAILYRINAMSRIYEQKCIERGVPYRVVRGTAFYDRKEIKEMLSYMRLAVNPADLASLSRVANVPARGLGKKSLEKLGETLGSLSAMEAHQIWAVIEEGKELTLSGKARAGAMELALHMSAILKKSQNFQDVLLYILDGIGYQEQLKKDDPEGWEERVENIRELGSLVSSGGDLAEVLAEVALFTDLETTDLGDLGAVNFLTLHAAKGLEFPVVFLVGLEEAIFPHFKCMEDQESLEEERRLCYVGMTRAEEKLYMTGARSRRLFGSVFRNGLSRFLWEIPDGNKEVEDQGEEEMSYAGFGRDRRRRGW